Genomic window (Candidatus Vicinibacter proximus):
GCAGAAGTGATCGATGCACAACGTCTGGCAGATCAATTGGCTGGAATGAGAGATTTGCCTTTACCCGGAATTGAAGAATTAATGGATGCAGCCACAACCGTTTTTGGTCAGGGACGCTCGAACAAATTAGAGATCATCAGTCAGAAGTTGATAGTAGGGCATAAAACAGGTTCTGTTCCGCTTACGCAGGAAGCTTTGCCACTTGTACTTGAGTTCAAAGAGAAACTCCAAAAACTCAAGCTTATATCTTATTGGGTGGCCAATCCAAAAGAACATCTTGATCTGGACTTACGTAAAGAAAGGCATCTTGAAATCAGCAGGTTTTTATATCAATCCAAGTTGCTAGGTGTGCATTGGGCATATGAAAGATTGGTGGAAAGTAAATCTTTTGGAAATTTTCATGAATACTGGACTTTCCAATGGTCTCCGGAGTCAGAAATGGAATTGATCAGATCGGCTTTGTTTGGAAATAGTATAGAAGACTGCATCACCAAGCTATTAACGGAGCATTTGGAAAAGGAAAGTGACTTGGGAATACTCGCAAATTTTTTGGAATACAGTCTTAAATCCGGTCTGCATTCCTTTTGGCCAACATTGTCCAATAGACTTCTAGCATTGAGTATCGATCAGCAAGATGTTGAAATTCTGGCAAAACTTGTAAAACCACTGATTGGAAGCCTTTCCTATGGAAGTATTTATCAGATCAAACTCGATATACTTCAGGAACTTCTCTCCACTTTGATCACTAAGATCATTTTGCATTTTGGTGAGCAATCCCAACAGATAAATGACGAGAAAGCGCAAAGAATGTTAAATGTCTTTATTCTCTTGCATAGTTATTTTTACCATGACTCCATTAAAGATAACCTCCAATTATGGAAAGACGAATTACATAAAATATCCGGGGATGAATTGTTACATCCCTTGATAAACGGTAAAAGTTGGTTTACTTTAATTGATGAGAAATGGGTGGAAGAATCAGCTTATTTATTGCAGTTGGAATATCAGTGTAACCATGTTGTGGATCCACAACATACTGCCAAGTGGATTGAGGGATTTTTACACAGTGCCAATGGTTTTTATTTTCTTAAAGATGAAGTGTTACGAATATTAGATCAATGGTTAGGTCAATTGCCAGAAGAGGAATTTAAAACCGTATTGCCATTGTTGCGCAGATCGTTTAGTAAATTGACAGATTCAGAAATTATTCGAATACGAAGTAGAATTTTAAATCCACACACAGGTCCAAAAGATAGACTCCTTGTAATGCTTTTCGATGGAGAAAGAAGAAAAAAGTGGATCATTTTTACTCGCTGATTTCCGATACATCTTCTGCATCAGAATCCTGATCTTCATCCGAAATATTTTCCGAAATGATATGATCTTCTTCATTATTTTCTTCCAACCAAAATTGATTAGGTCCTTCACCCTTAATAATTTTAAGTTGCTGAAGATTGATCAATTCCAGCATGGCCAGAAAAGTAACTATGGCATGAATTCTATTTTCACAAGTTTCAAATACTTCGACAAAATCAATTCGTCCTTTTGTTTTTAGGCTGGCAAAAATTCTGTTCTGCTGATCCGATATCTGGTATTCGTAATTAAATATTTTGTGTATTACAGATGTTGGTTTATTGAATCTTTCTACAACTTTCTGGAATACTTTTAATAGGTTAAACAAACTTAGCGTTTCCCATTCTGCATCCACCAATGCCTTCTGTGAAAGAAGCTCAAATTCCTTTTGAATATTTCCCCGTGGTAATTTAAGGGACTGGTTATCTTCCATATTCGAAAGTTCCGATATAACATCCTTAACAGCCTTGTATTCGAGAAGCTTTTGAATCAGTTCAGACCTAGGATCGATTTCAACATTGTTTTCGTCCAGCTCCTTACGAGGAATCAGCATTTTGGCTTTGATTCTGATTAAGGTAGCTGCGACAAGGATAAATTCGCTGGCCAAATCCAGATTTAGCGTTTGGCAATGACGGATGAAGTCCAAAAAATCTTCCGTGATTTTTGCAATAGGGATATCGTGGATGTCAAGCTCGTCCCTTTCAATAAAAAACAGCAAGAGGTCAAATGGACCTTCAAACTGCTCTAATTTAATGGTATAGCTCATCTTTTTCAGAATTGGACTGCGAAGATAGTCAATCCCATAAAACCCTTGATGCAAATGGGCCAACTATGTGATAGCTTTGCAGCAACAAATTCCTCATTATGCATAAAGCCTGTCTCCATTTGATCCCATTTCCCCTGACTGGGGCACCAATCAGCCAGATGTCTCAGGAGGCTATGGAAGCTGCCAAATTGCTGGATTGTTTCCTGGCAGAACGCACTAAAACGGCCAGACATTTTATAAAAGCCCTGGGGCACCCTTTGCCACAGTCAGCCATCGAAGTAGTCGAGATAGGTGAGAAGGATCTTGTGAATAATTTCAACTGGCTTCTTGAGAAAATAAATTCAGGCCATTCTGTCGGCGTAGTGTCCGAGGCAGGAATGCCCTGCATTGCAGACCCCGGAACAGAGTTGGTAAAATTTGCACACAAGCATGGGATAAAGGTTGTCCCACATGCAGGACCAAATAGTATGATGATGGCCCTGATGTCTTCAGGATTCTCAGGTCAACAGTATCAATTTCATGGCTACCTTCCGGCAAAAAAGGAATTGCTTAGAGAAAGTTTGATCAAATTGGGACAGAACGCACTGAATTCTCCGATAAGTCATATTTTTATGGAAACGCCTTACCGGAACAAACAGATGTTTCAGATTGCTTTTTCTGTCTTGCCACAGAGCCTGGACCTATGTATTGCAACAGGAATGGGCACTTCCGATGAAGTAATAAAAACCATGAATGTTAAATTGTGGAAGACAGAAAACCTCGAAGTTTTTACGGATAAGCCGTCGATTTTTATTCTTTCAAAGCCTTAGGATTTTTCTCAAAAAGTCCATTAAATCTAAGAATATTAATTTCCAGACCGTTTAGTAGTTAATTCCTGAATTTTTTCAAAAACATTTTTTGCAGTTTGCGCCCAGGAGAATTTTTGGCGATGTATTCGGCCTAGATTGATGCGCTCAGAGTGATCTGTTTCATGGTATAATTTCATCATTGCCTGTCCTATGGATTGGGGATCATCCGGATTGAAAAGTAAGCCCCCGGGTCCGGCTACCTCGGGTAAAGAAAATCTATCCGAAATCAGTACAGGGACATCACAAAACAACGCTTCCAAAACGGGTACACCAAAACCTTCCAAATAAGAAGGAGCTGCGGCCGACCAGGCAGATCCGGTTACCTTAACAAGTTTCTCTTTGTTCAGATAGGGAAGAAAAATAATATCTGACTGATGTGGGGAGTTCGTATAGGCCTGTTCTATTTCTTTTGTCAGCCATGCCTTTCGACCCACCAGTACCAATTTATAATCTGATGAAGTATTTTCCTTGAACCAGTCAAAACCCATGATTAGGTGATGTACATTTTTGCGAGGATGCATGGCGCCAACAAATAGTATGTATGGTTTTCCCATACTAATTTCATTGCGGGTAAGATTTATTTGTTGCTCAGTCAGAGGTTTGAATTCTTCCCTGCAACCATTATATGCTATGGAAATTTTAGAAGGGAGCGTTTTATATTGTTCAGTAATGTCTTTTTTTGTGGCATTTGAAACGGCGAAAACATGAATAGCCTTCTTGATGTAACGGGGCACAAAATGTGTGTAAAATAACTTAACCAATAGAGGTACTTGCTTGGGAAAATGGCAAAATGCAAGATCGTGTGTAATCATAACTTGCGGAATAGAAGTGGTCAAACTGCAATAACCGTCAGGGCTTAGAAAAATATCCGGTTTGATTTTTTTGAGTAAAAGAGGAAGTGAAAATTCAAACCAAATCCACCAAAGAAATGGATGTCTGGCAGGCGGATTAAGTACATATCCCCGGACATTTTTATCAAAAATAAAATCGGAAGAAAAAGGTCTGTCAAAAATCAAATGGAACTCATGTTCGGGGTGTTGATGGACCATATAACGGATCAGTTCATGACTGTACCAGCCGATCCCCTCCATTTTGCCCTGGATCAAAAATCTTGCATTTATAGCGATTCTCATGGATTTAATAAAGCCTTTCAGCGCTTGGATTTAATTGTTTGTACCTTTACCCGAAGTAGTAAAGATAGTAAGTGTGTATAAATCTGATGTACTCATCATAGGAACCGGAATTGCCGGACTTTCCACCGCGATTCAAATTGCCAGTAGGCGACCAGATCTTTCCATCTCTTTAGTGTCAAAGACCAATAAAGAGGAATGCAATACAAGATATGCCCAGGGTGGGATAGCTGCCGTATGGGATTTAAAGGAAGATGATGTCCAAAAACATATTGCAGATACTCTGGATGCAGGGGACGGCCTGTGTGATGAAAAAATTGTCAGTATTGTAGTCAAGGAAGGCCCTAAAAGGGTCCAGGAGCTGATCGACTGGGGGACGAGATTTGATAAAATCAATACCGAGCAATACGATCTAGCCATGGAGGGCGGACACTCAGAAAAGAGGATCCTACATTACAGAGACTTGACCGGGGCAGAGATTGAAAGAGCTTTGATTGAAAAAGCTTCTTCGTTTTCAAACATTCATTTTTTAGAGCATTATTATGCAATTGATGTGTTGACCCAACACCACCTTGGGTACAATGTTACCAGAGTAATGGATAACATCAATTGTTACGGTGCTTATTTGTTGAATTTGCAGAATCTCGAAGTAGAAACCCATTTGGCAAA
Coding sequences:
- a CDS encoding segregation/condensation protein A; amino-acid sequence: MSYTIKLEQFEGPFDLLLFFIERDELDIHDIPIAKITEDFLDFIRHCQTLNLDLASEFILVAATLIRIKAKMLIPRKELDENNVEIDPRSELIQKLLEYKAVKDVISELSNMEDNQSLKLPRGNIQKEFELLSQKALVDAEWETLSLFNLLKVFQKVVERFNKPTSVIHKIFNYEYQISDQQNRIFASLKTKGRIDFVEVFETCENRIHAIVTFLAMLELINLQQLKIIKGEGPNQFWLEENNEEDHIISENISDEDQDSDAEDVSEISE
- a CDS encoding SAM-dependent methyltransferase, with the protein product MHKACLHLIPFPLTGAPISQMSQEAMEAAKLLDCFLAERTKTARHFIKALGHPLPQSAIEVVEIGEKDLVNNFNWLLEKINSGHSVGVVSEAGMPCIADPGTELVKFAHKHGIKVVPHAGPNSMMMALMSSGFSGQQYQFHGYLPAKKELLRESLIKLGQNALNSPISHIFMETPYRNKQMFQIAFSVLPQSLDLCIATGMGTSDEVIKTMNVKLWKTENLEVFTDKPSIFILSKP
- a CDS encoding glycosyltransferase family 4 protein, which gives rise to MRIAINARFLIQGKMEGIGWYSHELIRYMVHQHPEHEFHLIFDRPFSSDFIFDKNVRGYVLNPPARHPFLWWIWFEFSLPLLLKKIKPDIFLSPDGYCSLTTSIPQVMITHDLAFCHFPKQVPLLVKLFYTHFVPRYIKKAIHVFAVSNATKKDITEQYKTLPSKISIAYNGCREEFKPLTEQQINLTRNEISMGKPYILFVGAMHPRKNVHHLIMGFDWFKENTSSDYKLVLVGRKAWLTKEIEQAYTNSPHQSDIIFLPYLNKEKLVKVTGSAWSAAAPSYLEGFGVPVLEALFCDVPVLISDRFSLPEVAGPGGLLFNPDDPQSIGQAMMKLYHETDHSERINLGRIHRQKFSWAQTAKNVFEKIQELTTKRSGN